The bacterium genome includes a window with the following:
- the rpsJ gene encoding 30S ribosomal protein S10: MTTTAKKDSGIINSSTTKDEEVKPRIRIKIRAYDSKIIDESAKLIAETALRGGAEIRGPLPLPTEKKKYTVNKSTFVHKDAREQFEIRVHKRLIDIINPTPRIIDSLTNLSLSAGVDIEIKM; this comes from the coding sequence ATGACAACGACTGCCAAGAAAGATTCTGGAATAATCAATTCCTCTACAACTAAAGACGAAGAAGTTAAGCCAAGAATTAGAATTAAAATTAGAGCTTACGACAGTAAGATCATTGATGAGTCCGCAAAATTGATTGCTGAAACTGCCTTGCGCGGAGGCGCCGAGATCAGAGGACCATTGCCGCTTCCGACCGAAAAGAAGAAATACACTGTCAATAAATCAACCTTCGTCCACAAGGATGCCAGAGAGCAGTTTGAGATCAGGGTTCACAAGAGATTGATCGATATTATCAATCCGACCCCGAGAATTATTGATTCATTGACGAATTTGTCCTTATCAGCCGGAGTGGATATCGAGATCAAGATGTAA
- the rplC gene encoding 50S ribosomal protein L3, producing MVKFILGKKLGMARVFEKSGKSVPVTVLEAGPCVISQIKTEAKDGYNAVQIGFGKEKKVSKPKAGLLKGSHLAKHLREFVTKDVASYKVGDKIDVSIFAEGDMVKASGVTKAKGFAGVMKRHGFSGGPASHGQKHSARERGSVGPRFPEHVVKGVRMPGRMGGVRSTVINLPVLSIDKENNLIALKGAIPGNKGALIEVVSIK from the coding sequence ATGGTAAAATTCATTTTAGGAAAAAAACTCGGAATGGCAAGAGTGTTTGAAAAATCAGGAAAATCTGTTCCAGTGACTGTATTGGAAGCGGGTCCTTGTGTCATTTCGCAAATTAAGACTGAAGCGAAAGACGGATACAATGCCGTGCAGATCGGATTTGGCAAAGAAAAGAAAGTTTCAAAACCGAAAGCCGGACTTTTAAAAGGTTCGCATCTGGCTAAACATTTGAGAGAATTCGTAACCAAAGATGTCGCTTCTTACAAAGTAGGTGATAAGATCGATGTTTCGATCTTTGCCGAGGGAGATATGGTAAAAGCCAGCGGCGTCACCAAAGCGAAAGGTTTTGCCGGCGTTATGAAAAGACATGGTTTTTCCGGCGGTCCCGCTTCTCACGGACAGAAACACAGCGCCAGAGAAAGAGGCTCAGTCGGTCCGAGGTTTCCGGAACACGTCGTCAAGGGAGTCCGAATGCCGGGTCGGATGGGCGGAGTGCGCTCGACAGTCATCAATTTGCCGGTATTATCGATTGACAAAGAAAATAATTTGATCGCTCTGAAAGGCGCGATTCCGGGCAACAAAGGAGCTTTGATCGAAGTAGTCAGCATTAAATAG
- the rplD gene encoding 50S ribosomal protein L4, protein MIKTNLYNQEGKVVGEMDLPENIFGLKPKKDLMHEAVVAQEANSRIKYAHTKTRGEVRGGGKKPFAQKHTGQARQGSIRSPIWRHGGITFGPTADASYGKKINLKKKRLALHMALASKLNDKVLYIIDDLRLADAKTKTFAKILKNLGVAKTALIALPKTDKNVYLASRNIPGIKSILIGSLNIVDVLRYKNLIMPKESIAAIEKTFKI, encoded by the coding sequence ATGATCAAGACTAATTTATATAATCAAGAGGGAAAGGTAGTGGGAGAAATGGATCTGCCTGAGAATATTTTTGGACTGAAACCCAAGAAAGACTTGATGCACGAAGCGGTGGTCGCTCAAGAGGCGAATAGCCGGATAAAATACGCTCACACCAAGACCCGCGGAGAAGTACGCGGAGGCGGAAAAAAGCCATTTGCCCAGAAACACACGGGACAAGCCAGACAAGGTTCGATCAGGTCTCCGATTTGGAGGCATGGCGGAATAACTTTCGGTCCTACCGCTGACGCTTCCTATGGGAAAAAGATCAATTTGAAAAAGAAAAGATTGGCGTTGCATATGGCTCTGGCTTCCAAGCTGAACGATAAAGTCTTGTATATTATTGACGATCTGCGCCTTGCCGATGCCAAGACAAAAACTTTCGCTAAGATCCTGAAAAATCTCGGCGTAGCCAAGACTGCTTTGATCGCGCTGCCCAAGACGGATAAAAATGTCTATTTGGCCAGCCGCAATATTCCCGGAATAAAATCTATCCTAATCGGATCTTTGAATATAGTGGACGTATTGCGATACAAGAACTTGATAATGCCGAAAGAATCGATAGCCGCAATCGAGAAAACATTTAAGATATAA
- the rplW gene encoding 50S ribosomal protein L23 encodes MSAIIFEPLFTEKISNLMPLNKYAFKVANGANKIEVKKAIEGLYEVNVTSVNMIKTSAKPKRVGRREMVKPGFKKAIVTLKAGESIEPAKTK; translated from the coding sequence ATCAGCGCGATTATTTTTGAGCCGCTTTTCACGGAAAAAATTTCCAATTTGATGCCGTTGAATAAATATGCTTTCAAAGTGGCGAACGGAGCCAATAAGATTGAAGTGAAAAAAGCGATCGAAGGGCTTTATGAAGTGAATGTGACGAGCGTTAATATGATAAAAACCTCAGCTAAGCCGAAAAGAGTCGGAAGACGGGAAATGGTCAAGCCGGGATTTAAGAAAGCGATCGTGACGCTAAAAGCGGGCGAAAGCATCGAGCCGGCAAAGACCAAGTAA
- the rplB gene encoding 50S ribosomal protein L2 has protein sequence MAIIEYKPTTAGRRGASVVKNDFVTTARPEKSLTLGHAKKSGRAKGKISTRHKGGGAKRLYRIIDFGQDKVNIPARVASIEYDPNRSAYIALLNYKDGEKRYILAPEGLRANDEVIASANAPVKTGNRLILKNIPVGTNIHNIELTPGKGGQIVRTAGALAIVRAKEGGYVHLGFPSGEIRMLSELCWASVGQIGKAEFRMRNLGKAGKSRWLGKRPGVRGSAMNPVDHPHGGGEGRQPIGLKHPKTPWGKIAMGKKTRNKKKLSEKFIIKHRR, from the coding sequence ATGGCAATAATAGAATATAAACCAACAACCGCCGGAAGAAGAGGCGCGTCAGTGGTAAAAAATGATTTCGTAACGACAGCCAGGCCTGAAAAATCCTTGACGCTTGGTCACGCAAAAAAATCAGGACGGGCCAAAGGCAAGATCTCGACGCGGCACAAGGGCGGCGGAGCAAAAAGATTGTACAGGATCATTGATTTCGGACAGGATAAGGTCAATATTCCGGCCCGGGTCGCTTCGATCGAATATGATCCGAACCGCTCGGCTTATATCGCGCTTTTGAATTACAAAGACGGCGAAAAAAGATATATTTTGGCCCCGGAAGGATTGAGAGCGAATGATGAAGTTATCGCTTCGGCCAATGCTCCGGTAAAAACCGGCAACAGATTGATTTTGAAAAATATTCCGGTTGGCACCAATATACACAACATCGAACTGACTCCGGGAAAAGGCGGGCAGATCGTCCGCACGGCAGGCGCTTTGGCCATAGTAAGAGCCAAGGAAGGCGGCTATGTGCATCTCGGTTTTCCTTCAGGCGAAATAAGAATGCTCTCGGAATTATGCTGGGCTTCGGTCGGACAGATAGGCAAGGCGGAATTTCGGATGAGAAATTTGGGAAAGGCCGGAAAATCCCGATGGCTGGGCAAACGCCCGGGCGTGCGAGGTTCGGCGATGAATCCGGTTGACCATCCGCACGGCGGAGGCGAAGGACGCCAGCCGATCGGTTTGAAGCATCCGAAAACTCCCTGGGGAAAGATCGCGATGGGAAAGAAAACTAGAAATAAGAAAAAATTATCAGAAAAATTTATTATTAAACACAGAAGATAA
- the rpsS gene encoding 30S ribosomal protein S19: MSRSTKKGPFVDEKLIKKIEKLKIGDKTVIKTWSRDSTVIPQMIGFTFGVHNGKTHIPVLVTEDMVGHKLGEFSLTRKFSRHGGRMQRELEAAAKAAEAAKTAPAGAAAPAAKAAEPVKK; this comes from the coding sequence ATGTCAAGAAGCACTAAAAAAGGTCCTTTTGTGGACGAAAAATTGATAAAGAAGATCGAGAAGCTGAAGATCGGCGACAAGACGGTTATTAAGACTTGGAGCAGAGATTCGACGGTTATTCCTCAAATGATCGGTTTTACGTTTGGCGTGCATAACGGCAAGACGCACATTCCTGTGCTGGTGACGGAAGATATGGTAGGCCACAAATTGGGCGAATTTTCTCTGACGCGCAAGTTTAGCCGGCACGGCGGAAGAATGCAGAGAGAACTCGAAGCGGCTGCCAAGGCGGCTGAAGCGGCCAAAACCGCTCCGGCGGGCGCCGCAGCTCCGGCGGCCAAAGCTGCTGAACCGGTCAAGAAATAA
- the rpsC gene encoding 30S ribosomal protein S3: MGHKVNPLLFRLGYTVNWTSRWFGDKNFPELLKEDFGIRKILMENLKKAAVEKIIIDRASNVVTISILSARPGVIIGRGGTGIEDLRKMLKTKLGLKKEVKLDVLEVKDPESSAAIIGQEIASQIERRIGWKRALKRMLETVISKKGVQGIKIAISGRLDGAEMGRREWLAKGKIPLHTLRSNIDFTRATAFTTYGAVGIKVWVYKGEVFDEKAEAKKSKKINSTSTPIK, encoded by the coding sequence ATGGGACACAAAGTAAATCCGTTATTATTTAGACTAGGCTACACTGTCAATTGGACGAGCCGCTGGTTTGGCGACAAAAACTTTCCGGAACTTCTGAAAGAAGATTTTGGCATTCGAAAGATCCTTATGGAAAATTTGAAAAAAGCGGCAGTGGAAAAAATTATCATCGACAGGGCGTCTAACGTTGTCACGATCTCCATTCTTTCCGCGAGGCCCGGAGTCATAATCGGACGGGGCGGAACCGGCATCGAGGATCTGAGAAAAATGCTGAAAACGAAGCTTGGATTGAAAAAAGAAGTTAAACTTGATGTGCTCGAAGTGAAAGATCCGGAATCCAGCGCGGCGATCATCGGGCAGGAAATTGCCAGTCAGATCGAGCGGAGGATCGGCTGGAAAAGAGCCCTGAAAAGAATGCTGGAAACGGTAATCAGCAAAAAAGGAGTTCAGGGAATAAAGATCGCGATCTCCGGGCGGCTTGATGGGGCGGAAATGGGCAGGCGAGAATGGCTCGCCAAAGGAAAAATTCCCTTGCACACGCTTCGAAGCAATATTGATTTTACCAGAGCGACGGCTTTTACGACTTATGGCGCGGTAGGGATAAAAGTTTGGGTGTATAAGGGCGAAGTGTTTGACGAAAAAGCGGAGGCGAAAAAAAGCAAAAAAATAAATAGTACTTCTACTCCAATTAAATAG
- the rplP gene encoding 50S ribosomal protein L16: MLIPKKVKHRKQQKGRRRFSGVASRGTDLNFGSYGIKALETSWVSARQLEAVRRVLTRYTKRGGKIWIRVFPDKPITVKGSEVPMGGGKGSTDHFVVAIKPGRVLFEIDGVTREEARESMRLASHKLPIKVKFIEKQHAN; encoded by the coding sequence ATGTTGATTCCAAAAAAAGTAAAACACAGAAAACAGCAAAAAGGCAGACGGAGATTTTCCGGCGTGGCCAGCCGCGGCACTGATCTGAATTTTGGCAGCTACGGAATTAAAGCTCTCGAGACTTCGTGGGTTTCCGCCAGGCAGCTCGAAGCGGTAAGAAGGGTTTTGACCAGATACACCAAGCGCGGCGGAAAAATATGGATCAGGGTTTTTCCCGATAAGCCGATAACGGTCAAAGGATCAGAAGTTCCGATGGGCGGAGGAAAAGGCTCTACTGATCATTTTGTGGTCGCTATCAAGCCAGGAAGAGTTTTGTTTGAGATCGACGGCGTAACCAGAGAGGAAGCCCGGGAATCGATGAGGCTTGCTTCGCACAAACTTCCCATTAAAGTGAAATTTATTGAAAAGCAGCACGCTAACTAA
- the rpmC gene encoding 50S ribosomal protein L29, which produces MKAKELKLKTIEELKKIIAETRENTLSLNMERANRKLKKVSQFKKNRQLIARILTIIGEKEKTIKQ; this is translated from the coding sequence ATGAAAGCCAAAGAATTAAAATTAAAAACAATCGAGGAATTAAAAAAGATCATTGCTGAAACGAGAGAAAATACTTTATCTTTGAATATGGAAAGAGCCAACAGGAAGCTGAAAAAAGTATCGCAGTTCAAGAAAAACAGGCAGTTGATCGCGAGAATTCTAACGATCATCGGAGAAAAAGAAAAAACAATAAAGCAATAA
- the rpsQ gene encoding 30S ribosomal protein S17: MEKKVNKTISKEGNEKKKSIRHLVGTVVSAKMQKTVVVAVDKLKLHEKYRKQYKVTKKYKAHDEKGEYKAGDRVIIQETKPMSKEKRWIVIGKAK; encoded by the coding sequence ATGGAAAAAAAAGTCAATAAAACAATTTCTAAAGAAGGAAATGAAAAAAAGAAAAGTATCCGCCATTTGGTCGGAACAGTGGTCAGCGCCAAGATGCAGAAAACGGTAGTTGTGGCTGTTGATAAATTGAAATTGCATGAAAAGTATCGAAAGCAATATAAAGTAACCAAGAAATACAAGGCGCATGACGAGAAAGGCGAATACAAAGCCGGAGACAGGGTGATCATTCAGGAGACGAAGCCGATGAGCAAAGAAAAACGCTGGATAGTGATAGGTAAAGCAAAGTAA
- the rplN gene encoding 50S ribosomal protein L14, which translates to MIQVLTNLKVADNSGAKIIRCFRILGGTRHRYAKIGDIVVASVRQGDPKGVVKEHEVVKAVIVRQKKALRRTDGTYIRFDDNAAVIIDENKEPRGSRIFGPVGRELKEKGFSKIISLASEVL; encoded by the coding sequence ATGATCCAAGTATTAACAAATTTAAAAGTTGCAGACAATAGCGGAGCCAAGATAATCCGATGTTTTAGGATTTTGGGCGGAACGCGCCACCGCTACGCCAAGATCGGCGATATTGTCGTTGCTTCGGTCAGGCAGGGAGATCCGAAAGGCGTGGTAAAAGAGCATGAAGTCGTGAAAGCGGTGATTGTCAGGCAGAAAAAAGCTTTGCGCCGGACAGACGGCACTTATATCAGATTTGACGACAACGCGGCAGTGATCATCGACGAGAACAAAGAACCCCGGGGATCGAGAATTTTTGGTCCGGTTGGAAGAGAATTGAAAGAAAAAGGCTTTAGTAAAATTATTTCCTTGGCTTCCGAGGTATTGTAA
- the rplX gene encoding 50S ribosomal protein L24 translates to MKIKKNDNVLVIKGKDRNKTGKVVGILPEKGKAVVGGLNMIKRHQKPKRSGQKGQILSVEAPIRIENLMVICPKCGKPARVGYKKLENGEKVRICKKCNQEI, encoded by the coding sequence ATGAAGATCAAAAAGAATGACAACGTATTGGTGATAAAAGGAAAAGACAGGAACAAGACCGGTAAGGTTGTTGGAATTTTGCCTGAAAAAGGAAAAGCTGTCGTCGGCGGATTGAATATGATCAAGCGCCACCAGAAGCCGAAAAGAAGCGGACAAAAAGGCCAGATTTTAAGCGTTGAAGCTCCTATAAGGATCGAGAATCTTATGGTGATCTGCCCGAAATGCGGCAAGCCGGCCAGAGTAGGATACAAGAAGCTGGAAAACGGAGAAAAAGTCAGGATTTGCAAAAAATGTAATCAAGAAATTTAA
- the rplE gene encoding 50S ribosomal protein L5, which yields MSRLKEKFIKEVIPAMKKEFGYKNDMAVPRMKKAVINAGVGKSLDNKKLLDQIVFDIAAITGQKPVLKLAKKSISSFKIREGIPVGVAVTLRGEKMYEFIDKLINIALPRVRDFRGLPDNSFDGRGNFSLGIREHYVFPEINADVTSSIFGLQVTVVTDAKSDKEAKSLLIHLGFPIKKE from the coding sequence ATGTCAAGATTAAAAGAAAAATTTATAAAAGAAGTCATCCCGGCTATGAAAAAAGAGTTCGGTTATAAGAACGACATGGCTGTGCCGCGCATGAAAAAAGCGGTTATTAACGCCGGAGTAGGCAAGTCTTTAGATAATAAGAAGCTTTTGGATCAGATAGTGTTTGATATCGCCGCGATCACCGGACAGAAGCCCGTGTTGAAGCTGGCCAAAAAATCAATTTCGAGTTTTAAGATCAGAGAAGGAATTCCTGTTGGCGTGGCAGTGACGCTCAGAGGCGAAAAAATGTATGAATTTATCGACAAGCTTATCAATATCGCTTTGCCCCGGGTTCGTGATTTTCGCGGATTGCCGGACAATTCTTTTGATGGACGAGGCAATTTTTCCTTGGGAATTCGCGAGCATTATGTTTTTCCTGAAATTAACGCCGATGTGACCTCGAGTATTTTTGGATTGCAAGTGACGGTAGTGACCGACGCGAAAAGCGACAAAGAAGCAAAGAGTTTATTAATTCATTTGGGTTTTCCCATTAAAAAAGAGTAA
- a CDS encoding type Z 30S ribosomal protein S14 gives MPRKALVVKALKKPKYMTRTIRRCWKCGRKRAFMRDFGLCRICFREMASIGEIPGVKKSSW, from the coding sequence ATGCCAAGAAAAGCCTTAGTTGTAAAAGCATTAAAAAAACCTAAGTATATGACCCGCACGATCAGGCGCTGCTGGAAATGCGGACGCAAGCGCGCTTTTATGCGAGATTTTGGACTTTGCAGGATTTGCTTCAGGGAAATGGCTTCGATCGGAGAGATACCTGGCGTAAAAAAATCTTCGTGGTAA
- the rpsH gene encoding 30S ribosomal protein S8: MTDPIADLLTRIRNAQRAGKEKTVIEPASNIKLDILKIFKKEGYLEKIGVKSVDNKSFVEVGLKYVNNKPAFSGVVRVSRPGQRVYVKKDKVPYVLQGFGLAIISTSKGLMTDKEARKQGLGGELICKIW, from the coding sequence ATGACAGATCCAATAGCCGATTTATTAACAAGAATTAGAAACGCTCAACGCGCCGGTAAAGAAAAAACCGTAATTGAGCCCGCCTCCAACATAAAACTGGATATTTTAAAGATATTCAAAAAGGAAGGGTATTTGGAGAAAATCGGCGTAAAGAGCGTTGACAATAAATCTTTTGTTGAGGTTGGCTTGAAATATGTAAACAATAAGCCCGCTTTTTCCGGCGTGGTGCGAGTGAGCCGGCCCGGGCAAAGAGTTTATGTCAAGAAAGACAAGGTGCCGTATGTGCTTCAGGGATTCGGATTGGCGATCATTTCCACCTCCAAAGGATTGATGACTGACAAAGAAGCGCGAAAACAAGGACTGGGCGGAGAATTAATTTGTAAAATTTGGTAA
- the rplF gene encoding 50S ribosomal protein L6: MSKIGKKPIIIPDGVTVKVTGKEVHVKGSKGELSLIVDGAINIEMKDKEMVLSIGESTKENKSIWGTTRMLIANMIKGVTEGFEKRLEIQGIGFKAALQGKNKVILSVGFTHPVEFTAPEGVEFKLEKNFIIVSGIDKQKVGQITAEIRASKPPEPYLGKGIRYVGEVVKRKAGKKVVSAAK; this comes from the coding sequence ATGTCTAAAATCGGTAAAAAACCAATTATTATTCCGGATGGCGTCACGGTAAAAGTGACCGGCAAGGAAGTTCACGTAAAGGGTTCGAAAGGCGAGCTGTCTTTGATAGTTGATGGCGCTATTAATATTGAAATGAAAGACAAAGAGATGGTTCTTTCCATCGGAGAAAGCACTAAAGAAAATAAATCAATTTGGGGAACTACCAGAATGCTGATCGCCAATATGATAAAGGGTGTCACGGAAGGTTTTGAAAAACGCCTCGAGATCCAGGGAATTGGTTTTAAAGCGGCTTTGCAAGGCAAGAACAAGGTAATTTTGAGTGTCGGATTTACGCACCCGGTGGAATTTACCGCGCCGGAAGGCGTGGAATTCAAACTTGAAAAGAATTTCATCATAGTTTCCGGCATTGATAAGCAAAAAGTCGGGCAGATCACGGCGGAGATAAGAGCTTCCAAGCCGCCTGAACCGTATTTGGGAAAAGGGATTCGCTATGTCGGCGAGGTTGTAAAGAGAAAAGCGGGAAAGAAAGTCGTATCAGCAGCGAAGTAA
- the rplR gene encoding 50S ribosomal protein L18 — MSKENVSFKKLKKDARHLKIRAKIKGTAEVPRLAVFRSNAHIYAQLIDDESGKTLLSVSDKEIKTARAKSSGKDDKGENGRRIAVAKQVGLLAAEKAKKAKIEKVVFDRGGFKYHGRIKSIAEGAREGGMKF; from the coding sequence ATGTCAAAAGAAAATGTAAGTTTTAAAAAATTGAAGAAAGACGCCCGCCATTTGAAAATAAGGGCAAAAATCAAAGGAACAGCCGAAGTTCCGAGATTGGCCGTGTTCAGAAGCAATGCTCATATTTACGCGCAATTGATCGATGACGAGAGCGGCAAGACTTTATTGAGCGTTTCGGACAAAGAAATAAAAACAGCTCGAGCTAAATCTTCCGGCAAGGACGATAAGGGTGAAAACGGCAGAAGGATCGCTGTCGCCAAGCAGGTGGGTTTATTGGCGGCCGAGAAAGCAAAAAAGGCCAAGATCGAGAAAGTTGTTTTCGACAGAGGCGGATTTAAATATCATGGAAGGATAAAATCAATTGCCGAAGGCGCCAGAGAAGGCGGAATGAAGTTCTAG
- the rpsE gene encoding 30S ribosomal protein S5, with protein sequence MVFRDKREKSEYDQKLLEASRVARVVKGGKRFSFRALVIIGNRKGKVAVGVAKGADLTDATQKSVTNAKKSIIVVPITNGSIPHEVYQKYGASMVLIKPAPKGSGIIAGGAVRTILELAGVANASGKILGSTNKLNCARATIIALGKFKSNTRPVNMQAKKIAEAPAKEAKGVTEEKAKSK encoded by the coding sequence ATGGTTTTTAGAGACAAAAGAGAAAAAAGCGAATATGATCAAAAACTTCTGGAAGCTAGCCGCGTGGCTCGCGTGGTTAAAGGCGGAAAGCGCTTCAGTTTCAGGGCTTTGGTGATCATCGGAAACCGGAAAGGAAAAGTTGCAGTCGGAGTCGCTAAAGGCGCTGATCTTACCGATGCTACCCAGAAATCCGTGACCAATGCCAAAAAATCGATCATTGTCGTGCCGATTACGAATGGCAGCATTCCTCATGAAGTTTATCAGAAATATGGAGCAAGTATGGTTTTGATAAAACCGGCTCCCAAAGGAAGCGGTATTATTGCCGGCGGAGCGGTTCGCACGATTTTGGAATTAGCCGGAGTGGCAAATGCTTCCGGTAAAATACTCGGCTCTACTAATAAGCTGAATTGCGCGCGAGCGACAATAATCGCATTGGGAAAATTTAAGTCCAATACTCGCCCTGTCAATATGCAAGCCAAGAAAATCGCGGAAGCGCCGGCAAAAGAGGCAAAAGGCGTAACGGAAGAAAAAGCTAAAAGCAAATAA
- a CDS encoding uL15 family ribosomal protein, which produces MQIHELTLSKKRKRGQRVGRGGKRGIYSGRGNKGQKARTNHRLKLKRIGSGLARHVPKLGGFVSLSPRSTAVDIKRLEEKFSNGELVTPVSLKAKGIIKSIKNPVKIVGNTTLTKKFTVKDCLTTVSSKKSIEKAGGIIK; this is translated from the coding sequence ATGCAAATTCACGAACTTACATTAAGCAAAAAAAGAAAAAGAGGGCAAAGAGTCGGCCGAGGCGGCAAGCGCGGCATTTATTCAGGCCGCGGCAATAAAGGCCAAAAAGCCCGAACAAATCACCGATTGAAATTAAAGAGGATCGGCTCCGGTTTGGCGCGCCATGTGCCGAAATTAGGCGGGTTTGTCAGTCTTAGCCCCCGATCAACCGCAGTTGATATTAAGAGATTAGAGGAAAAATTTTCCAACGGCGAATTGGTCACTCCTGTTTCGCTGAAAGCCAAGGGGATCATTAAGTCCATTAAAAACCCCGTGAAAATCGTCGGAAATACCACACTTACTAAAAAATTTACAGTTAAAGATTGTCTGACAACCGTTTCTTCTAAAAAAAGCATAGAAAAAGCCGGGGGAATAATAAAATAA